The following coding sequences are from one Nicotiana tomentosiformis chromosome 3, ASM39032v3, whole genome shotgun sequence window:
- the LOC104119028 gene encoding GCN5-related N-acetyltransferase 10, chloroplastic-like gives MAQIQCQTNFHSIFKKDLSLKCKILQPSNVLYVNRRRGFTLQCSSSFPVSLTSREEEVGLKHNVEVGNVGKERVDYEVDCFANENGWKVRRIIETKEEMRKVAAIQAEAFHKPTFFDFFKAKLLSGLVNRLRNSTPDRYACLVAEHNSDVEQDIVGVVFATVLRDKDVLHYFPGAEEYLYISGIAVLNKFRRQKVATALLKACDVLARIWGFDYLVLRAYEDDFGARQLYTNAGYIVVSSDPLWNSTLIGRRRRVLMVKQVSHESTNIH, from the exons ATGGCGCAAATTCAGTGCCAAACAAACTTTCACAGTATTTTCAAGAAAGATCTTTCTTTGAAATGCAAAATCCTACAACCATCTAATGTACTTTACGTTAACAGAAGAAGAGGATTTACATTACAATGTAGTTCATCATTTCCAGTGTCATTAACAAGTAGGGAAGAAGAAGTGGGATTGAAGCATAATGTGGAAGTTGGAAATGTTGGAAAAGAAAGAGTAGATTATGAAGTTGACTGTTTTGCGAATGAGAATGGTTGGAAAGTGAGAAGAATAATTGAGACTAAAGAAGAGATGAGGAAAGTTGCTGCAATTCAAGCTGAAGCCTTTCATAAACCTACTTTTTTTGACTTCTTTAAG GCAAAACTACTTTCAGGACTTGTTAACAGACTAAGGAATTCAACACCAGACAG GTATGCGTGTTTAGTTGCGGAGCACAATTCTGATGTGGAACAAGATATTGTAGGCGTCGTTTTTGCTACAGTTTTAAGAGATAAAGATGTTCTTCACTACTTTCCTGGAGCTGAGGAATATCTCTACATTTCTGGAATAGCTGTATTGAACAAATTCAG GAGGCAGAAAGTTGCAACTGCTTTGCTTAAGGCCTGTGATGTGCTTGCAAGAATTTGGGGTTTCGATTATCTAGTCCTAAGGGCATATGAGGATGATTTTGGTGCTCGACAATTGTATACAAATGCAGGTTACATAGTAGTTTCGAGTGATCCTCTATGGAATTCTACGTTGATTGGTCGAAGAAGACGAGTTCTTATGGTTAAACAGGTCTCACATGAATCAACTAACATTCATTGA